A stretch of Candidatus Binatia bacterium DNA encodes these proteins:
- a CDS encoding radical SAM protein, translating into MKLLFLTPPMGNWAPWGDRHLASNPLHAQLAAFIREKKSAEVEVLDCRALALNDEQMLEEVKRRKPDVVFFGGLIAAAGGAAQLNRFHGAMKLIKDALPKTITVAGGLMYTAVPEKIMRENPQLDYTLVSVFGDCEHTMHELLEELKQPSPKLGDIKGLCYRNGEVKLNPRRNNLIMNLDELPMPAYDLFPMDKYYGYSVLPNYNEAVTSRGCEGACHFCYEWWLVDPRNPRDFSSHRTRGGKKVAEEMELLNKKHGIKALTFMDDDFNSDRQKMVDLVEELEKKKLDVSWFCLGRAQNFIRDSDLIPRLRKMGMYQVLIGIDGGTDEEIAEAHKGPMKVGVKELKDIIGYLRQNDVSTVATYLNGFWEDDEARIRQRARAVDEIDPDIVMIQLLNPIPGSPIWKRATKDGLIEIEDLSLYDLEHCVMPTKHLTRQKLGELTGWAFQSFYSRPGRIERILNGYSSPFVRQKFLSFKENAAKYEKGAAEDAVAI; encoded by the coding sequence ATGAAGCTTCTCTTTCTGACGCCGCCGATGGGCAATTGGGCCCCCTGGGGGGATCGGCATCTGGCCAGCAATCCGCTTCACGCGCAACTCGCGGCTTTCATTCGCGAGAAGAAGAGCGCCGAGGTGGAAGTCCTCGATTGCCGCGCCTTGGCACTGAATGACGAGCAGATGCTTGAGGAAGTTAAAAGAAGAAAACCCGATGTTGTCTTCTTCGGCGGCTTGATCGCGGCGGCGGGCGGAGCGGCTCAGCTCAACCGCTTTCATGGGGCGATGAAGCTCATCAAAGATGCCCTCCCGAAGACCATCACGGTGGCCGGCGGCCTCATGTACACGGCGGTGCCGGAAAAGATCATGAGGGAGAACCCCCAGCTCGATTACACGCTCGTCAGCGTCTTCGGCGACTGCGAGCACACAATGCACGAGCTGTTGGAGGAACTGAAACAACCTTCACCCAAGCTCGGCGATATCAAGGGGCTTTGCTATCGTAACGGCGAGGTCAAGCTCAATCCGAGAAGGAACAACCTCATCATGAACCTCGACGAGCTGCCGATGCCGGCCTACGACCTCTTCCCCATGGATAAGTATTACGGCTATTCCGTTCTTCCCAACTATAACGAGGCCGTCACCTCGCGCGGCTGCGAGGGCGCGTGCCATTTCTGTTATGAGTGGTGGCTGGTTGATCCGCGCAACCCGCGCGATTTCAGCTCGCACCGCACCCGCGGCGGCAAGAAAGTCGCCGAAGAGATGGAATTGCTCAACAAGAAGCACGGCATCAAAGCGCTGACGTTTATGGACGACGACTTCAATTCCGACCGGCAAAAAATGGTCGATCTGGTGGAGGAGCTAGAAAAGAAGAAACTGGACGTGAGCTGGTTCTGCCTCGGCCGCGCGCAGAACTTCATCCGCGATTCGGACCTCATACCGCGGCTGCGCAAAATGGGAATGTATCAGGTGCTGATCGGCATCGACGGCGGCACCGACGAGGAGATTGCCGAAGCTCACAAGGGTCCAATGAAGGTCGGCGTCAAGGAGCTTAAAGACATCATTGGCTACTTGCGCCAGAACGACGTCTCCACGGTCGCGACTTACCTCAACGGCTTCTGGGAAGACGACGAAGCGCGAATCCGCCAACGCGCGCGCGCCGTCGACGAGATCGACCCGGACATCGTCATGATCCAGCTTCTGAATCCGATTCCCGGCTCGCCCATCTGGAAGCGGGCCACCAAGGACGGGCTGATCGAGATCGAAGACCTGAGCCTCTACGACCTCGAGCACTGCGTCATGCCGACCAAACATCTGACGCGGCAAAAGCTCGGCGAGCTGACCGGCTGGGCCTTCCAGTCGTTCTATAGCAGGCCCGGAAGAATCGAGCGGATCTTAAACGGCTACAGCTCTCCCTTCGTGCGCCAGAAATTCCTCTCGTTCAAGGAGAACGCCGCCAAGTACGAAAAGGGCGCCGCCGAAGACGCCGTTGCCATCTAA
- a CDS encoding SDR family oxidoreductase produces MAQGKPLNGKVVLITGASRGIGAAAAKRLAESGASVVVNYLKSRDQAAEILKHVEQEGASGMIWQADVIDRGQVDRMAQAVRENFGAVDILVNNAFFPFEVAPLHQLPWKHLEEATSKELAALHNCVQAFVPGMIEKKKGKIIVVSTRLAQQPLPRLGAYAAAKAALESMANTLAIELGPSGIAVNIVTPAFTLTDASTIMSEEYKERVRKSRPLQKHLYPEDVAGTIAFLAGDESDMLTGSNILVTGGSHLQL; encoded by the coding sequence ATGGCGCAAGGCAAGCCCCTCAACGGCAAAGTAGTTCTAATCACGGGGGCGAGCCGGGGCATCGGCGCAGCCGCGGCCAAGCGCCTGGCCGAGTCCGGCGCGTCCGTCGTCGTCAACTACCTCAAGAGCCGCGACCAGGCTGCGGAAATTCTCAAGCACGTCGAGCAAGAGGGCGCCAGCGGCATGATCTGGCAGGCCGACGTCATCGACCGAGGCCAGGTCGACAGAATGGCGCAGGCGGTCAGGGAAAATTTCGGCGCGGTCGATATTCTGGTCAACAACGCTTTCTTTCCTTTCGAGGTCGCGCCGCTGCACCAGCTCCCGTGGAAGCATCTCGAAGAAGCGACGAGCAAGGAGCTGGCCGCGCTGCACAACTGCGTGCAGGCCTTCGTTCCCGGCATGATCGAGAAGAAAAAAGGCAAGATCATCGTCGTCAGCACCCGGCTGGCGCAACAGCCGCTGCCGCGCCTGGGCGCTTACGCGGCGGCCAAGGCCGCGCTGGAATCGATGGCGAACACGCTCGCCATCGAGCTCGGCCCGTCGGGCATCGCGGTCAACATCGTCACGCCCGCGTTCACGTTGACGGACGCCTCGACCATCATGTCCGAGGAATATAAAGAGAGGGTGCGCAAGAGCCGACCGCTGCAAAAACACCTCTATCCCGAGGACGTGGCCGGAACCATCGCCTTTCTCGCCGGCGACGAAAGCGATATGCTCACCGGCAGCAACATCCTGGTCACCGGGGGAAGCCACCTGCAACTATGA